A stretch of Thiobacter sp. AK1 DNA encodes these proteins:
- a CDS encoding cupin domain-containing protein has product MIDRLLGFLTPRQFLARYWQKAPLFVPQALPEFRDVLTPAELKALAAREDVQARLVVERDGVWSVRHGPLSAGDFRGLKGARWSLLVQGVDQVLPEGKALLQAFSFIPYARLDDLMVSFAPAGGGVGPHFDSYDVFLLQGLGHKRWQISGQRDRRLVQGAPLRILERFRAEQEWTAGSGDLLYLPPKYAHYGVALDDCLTYSIGFRAPSAQELVTQFLAYLEENLQVTGMYEDPDLRLKRHPAEIDGAMLDKVAHLLEAIRWNRAQVADFLGRYLTEPKPHLFFEPPSRPLGFGAFVRVARTRGVRLSLKSLMLFHGPSVFINGEALRVASGLRGWLTRLADGRELAGLNAAPRELFEILYEWYRAGWLELPAARRSHG; this is encoded by the coding sequence ATGATCGATCGACTGCTCGGTTTTCTCACTCCCCGACAGTTCTTGGCGCGCTATTGGCAGAAGGCGCCTCTGTTCGTGCCCCAGGCCCTGCCCGAATTTCGCGATGTCCTCACCCCTGCGGAGCTCAAGGCGTTGGCAGCGCGCGAGGACGTGCAGGCACGCCTGGTCGTGGAGCGCGATGGTGTCTGGAGCGTGCGCCACGGCCCCTTGTCTGCCGGCGATTTCCGTGGCCTCAAAGGGGCGCGCTGGTCCTTGCTGGTGCAGGGCGTCGACCAGGTGCTACCCGAAGGCAAGGCGCTGTTACAAGCCTTTTCTTTCATTCCCTATGCGCGGCTGGACGATCTCATGGTGAGCTTTGCGCCTGCCGGCGGCGGTGTAGGGCCCCATTTCGATTCCTACGATGTGTTTTTGTTGCAAGGCCTCGGGCATAAGCGCTGGCAAATCAGCGGCCAGCGTGACCGCCGGCTTGTGCAGGGCGCACCGCTGCGTATTCTCGAGCGCTTTCGTGCGGAGCAGGAATGGACAGCGGGCAGCGGCGATCTTCTCTATCTGCCTCCCAAATATGCCCATTACGGTGTGGCGTTGGACGACTGTCTCACCTATTCCATCGGCTTTCGCGCACCTTCTGCCCAGGAGCTGGTGACCCAGTTCCTCGCCTATCTGGAGGAAAACCTGCAGGTCACTGGCATGTACGAGGATCCGGATCTGCGGCTCAAGCGTCATCCTGCAGAGATTGATGGAGCCATGCTGGACAAGGTGGCGCATCTACTCGAGGCCATCCGCTGGAACCGGGCGCAGGTGGCGGACTTTCTCGGGCGCTACTTGACCGAGCCGAAACCCCACCTATTTTTCGAGCCACCCTCGCGCCCGTTGGGATTTGGTGCCTTCGTGCGGGTGGCGCGGACCCGGGGTGTGCGACTGTCCCTGAAGAGCCTGATGCTGTTCCATGGTCCCAGCGTGTTCATCAACGGCGAGGCCCTGCGGGTGGCTTCGGGCCTGCGCGGCTGGCTGACGCGGCTCGCGGATGGGCGGGAACTCGCCGGCCTCAATGCCGCGCCCCGGGAGCTATTCGAGATCCTGTACGAGTGGTACCGGGCCGGCTGGCTAGAACTCCCCGCCGCGCGGAGATCCCATGGCTGA
- a CDS encoding MarC family protein produces the protein MALAKATVTLFAVVDPVGTIPFFLAATRMLSTHEAHRAGRIAALTVWAVLAAAALLGEYALRFFDIRIESFAVAGGLLLLMLSLSMLQAHVSPLRQTPEEATEAEEKEAIGAVPLGVPLLAGPGAITQVIVASGEAPHPVALLVPITLVSLSVWVAFRAAPLIAHRLGRTGIHIVTRLMGLIIAALSVEMIARGLARLFPGWMT, from the coding sequence ATGGCGCTGGCGAAAGCCACGGTAACGCTGTTCGCCGTGGTGGATCCAGTGGGCACCATCCCGTTCTTCCTGGCCGCCACCCGCATGCTCTCCACCCATGAGGCGCATCGGGCGGGGAGGATTGCGGCGCTCACGGTGTGGGCGGTGCTGGCGGCCGCTGCCCTGTTGGGGGAATACGCCCTTCGTTTCTTCGACATCAGGATCGAGTCCTTCGCCGTGGCGGGGGGTCTGCTGCTGCTGATGCTATCGCTGTCCATGCTTCAGGCCCACGTGAGCCCCCTGCGCCAGACACCGGAAGAGGCCACCGAGGCCGAAGAGAAAGAAGCCATCGGCGCCGTGCCCCTGGGCGTGCCTCTGCTCGCGGGCCCCGGTGCCATCACCCAAGTCATCGTCGCCTCAGGGGAGGCGCCCCACCCCGTGGCGCTGCTTGTCCCCATCACGCTGGTGAGCCTGTCCGTCTGGGTCGCCTTCCGGGCTGCGCCGCTCATCGCCCACCGCCTCGGCCGCACCGGCATCCACATCGTCACCCGCCTGATGGGCCTCATCATCGCCGCGCTATCGGTGGAAATGATCGCGCGGGGACTGGCGCGGCTATTTCCGGGCTGGATGACGTAG
- a CDS encoding YidH family protein — protein MSDLNDPRVFFAAERTLMAWNRTGLTLLAFGFVMERFGLFLHMLHVKPRGLGRDFSFWIGVAFILLGLAVEVYSVIQYRRVLRTLRPVEIPERYATWGGIAANLTVVALGGALLVYLFSEF, from the coding sequence ATGTCCGATCTCAACGACCCCCGCGTCTTCTTCGCCGCCGAACGCACGCTGATGGCCTGGAACCGCACGGGCCTCACCCTCTTGGCCTTCGGCTTCGTGATGGAACGCTTCGGCCTGTTCCTGCACATGCTGCATGTCAAGCCACGGGGACTGGGGCGGGATTTTTCCTTCTGGATCGGCGTGGCCTTCATCCTGCTTGGCCTGGCCGTCGAGGTCTATTCGGTCATCCAGTACCGGCGTGTGCTCCGCACCCTCAGACCCGTGGAAATCCCCGAACGCTATGCCACCTGGGGCGGCATCGCCGCCAACCTCACGGTGGTGGCGCTGGGTGGGGCGCTGCTCGTGTACCTGTTCTCCGAGTTCTGA